AGCACGACAAACATAAAGGCCGTCAGCAAAAATCCAATACTAGACGCTGCCAGACAGCAACAAACAATAATCGTCAGCTCATCCATTGCTTTAAAATCCTATTGCCTCTCTTTAAGGTGATGAAAAACAAATTAAGCTATTTTTGCTTTTGTTAATAGGCACTCTCTGCCAGATTACACAAAACAGAAAAAGAGCGTTGCCTCATTGCTTTGCTTCGCCACGCTTAAAACGATTTTGGAGGGATTCTATGGGAGAAAAGATTTCTTTTTGGGTTTTAGGCGTGCTTTGCTTTTTCGGAAGCGGAAATGTGCTTTATGCCAAGACACTTTCTCAAAATCCGATGCCAGTTTGCACCTCAAAAACCCTTAGCCTCAAACTTGAACAAAACATGCCGGGATCGGCTGGCATGTCGCATGAAAATGCGGAACTCATCCTGACCAATAAAGGCAAAAAAGCCTGTCGCCTTGAAAATCCGCCAGCCTTTGCCTTTCTAGATCAGAAGAAACGCCCTTTTCCGATTGCGTCTCACTTAGAAGATGTTTCAGAAATCCGCTTGCTACCCCGTCAAAGCCTGCATTTAAATCTGCGCTGGGTCTCTCAAGAAGTTTTTGACGATAATCTTTGCGTTCAAACCTCTTTTTTATCGGTCACAACCGCCCATCAGCACAAAAAATACATTTTTCAACACAAACTCTGTGGCGATAAAAAAGAAGGGGTGACCGCACAATTAAACCTCTTGAATGAAGGGGAGACGCTATAAAAAGCCTTTCCCGCATTCTTTTATACTTTTTGCTGTTTCCCTCCCCCCTTCCGTTCTGTTACGACTCAATTTGACGATAATTTTTGACGTGGTTTTGACGGTTTATGCTCTCACAACTTTCCCTGCTTTTGCCTTTCACGATTTTTTGGATTGGCTGTGTTTTTGTTCCCGGGCTGGATTTTGTCTTTGTCTCCCGAACGGCTGCAATGCAAGGGCGCATGGCCGGCATTATGGCCTCTCTTGGCGTCAGTGTCGGCAGTACCATCTGGGGCATTGCAGGCTATTTCGGCATTCATGCGCTTTTTGTCCTTGAGCCTAAGCTCTTTCTGGGCATGAAAATGGCGGGCGGTCTGTATCTGATTTGGGTCGGAAGCAAGCTCCTCCGTGGACAGGGGCACGATACAGGGCTTCAAGGAACATCCACAACGCAGGTTCTCAAGCTCGGAAATGTGTTTTGGGCAGGGGTTTTATGTGACCTTTCCAATCCTAAGACATTGGTTTTCATGTCTTCACTCTTTGCCTCCGCTTTTCCAGAAAATGCGAGTTCGGCTCTCGGGCTAGCCGCAATTTTAATGATTTTCTTTTCAACCTTTCTGATTATGGGCGCTATTGCGGTTTGTTTGGCGGCACCGATTGTCTCCACATGGTTTTGGCGGCAACGGCTCGTCATTGACCGCTGTGCTGGTCTGATTTTCATTTTGCTGGGGGGCGGTTTTGTGCTGGAAACCCTGCCAATGCCTTCTATTGGACGTCTTTTTTCAAAAATGATGGCTTAAATCGTATAAAATGCGCATTGCGGTTTGACCTTTGATAAAAAATCACTTATTTTCCTTTTTGAAGAGAGGAAATCTCTTACAAACGGTTGACGAGGGACAATTCCTTTTGCCTCTCTTTCTTTCCCTTTACGCTCTTAATTTTAACGGATCGTTATTTTAGCTTGCACTGTCCTAGTGTAAGAATTTTCCAAAGCTTAAATTCACTTGAAAAAATCCTGCTTTGCACCTTGCTTCATCCTACCAGAATTTTTTGATGTTTTTGCCAAAGATGGCCCGTCAATGACGTGTTCTTTGAACGCCCGTCCACGGACTCGATCCCGAACAGAGTGTTTTATTTTTAAAACTTGAGAAAAACGCATGCATCTTGCTGAACTGAAGACAAAAAAAGCCTCCGAGCTGATTGAAATGGCTGAAGAGCTCGAAATCGACAATGCCTCAAATCTGCGGCAACAGGACCTTACCTTTGCAATTTTAAAAGCGATGGCCGATGACGATCAAAGCGTTTTCGGCGACGGAACGCTTGAAATTATGCCGGATGGCTTTGGCTTTTTACGCTCTTCTTCAGTGAATTATCTCCCTGGCGCAAATGATATTTATATCTCTCCCCAACAGATCCGAAAATACGGTCTGCGTCCAGGGGATACGATTGAAGGCCAGCTCAAAGCGCCCGAAGAAAATGAGCGCTATTTCAGCCTTGATAAGGTCATGGCAATCAATTTTTCAGACCCTGAAAAAGCCCGCCACCGTGTCAATTTTGACAATCTGACCCCTCTTTATCCAGACCGTCAGCTCAAGCTCGAAATTCCTGTCGAAGAGATTAAAGAAAAAAGAACGACAGCCCCTTCCAAAGCCGGCAAAGGTAAAAAAGACAATAAAGATTATACCGCCCGTGTGATTGATCTTGTTGCACCGATTGGTATGGGACAGCGTGCCCTCATTGTTGCACCGCCACGCACAGGTAAAACCGTGATGCTGCAATCGGTTGCGCAATCCATCACAACGAACAATCCTGATGTCTCTCTGATCGTTCTGCTCATTGATGAACGTCCAGAGGAAGTCACCGATATGGCACGCTCTGTTCGTGGCGAGGTCGTTTCCTCCACCTTTGACGAGCCAGCCAAGCGCCATGTCGAAGTCGCCGAAATGGTCATGGAAAAGGCCAAACGCCTCGTTGAAAATGGCCGTGACGTTGTCATTCTCCTAGACTCCATCACCCGTCTCGCCCGTGCCTATAATACGGTTGTGCCTTCTTCGGGCAAAGTGTTGACGGGCGGTGTGGATGCCAATGCGCTCCAACGTCCAAAACGCTTTTTCGGTGCGGCCCGTAACATTGAATCTGGCGGCTCTTTGACCATTATCGCAACGGCCTTGATTGAAACAGGCTCTCGCATGGATGAGGTTATTTTTGAAGAGTTTAAGGGAACGGGTAACTCTGAACTTGTTCTTGACCGTAAATTGTCTGATAAGCGCACCTTCCCTGCCATTGATATGATTAAATCAGGCACACGTAAGGAAGAATTGCTTGTTGACCGTGCAGACCTTGCAAAAATGTGGGTTCTCCGCCGTCTTCTCTCCACAATGGGAGCGCAGGAAGGCATGGACTTCTTGCTTGATAAATTGCGTTACAGCAAATCCAATGCAGACTTTTTTGAGGCGATGAATAACTAAAAATCAGCCTTCAAAAAAAGATTACGGTAAAAGCCTAAAATAGCACTATTTTAGGCTTTTATTCGTTTCAGCCCTTTCTTTCGGGGAGTTCAGTCCCAATATTCTTAGGCAGAGGAGCTGAAAAGACTCTCCATGAAACGAAAGGAAATGCTCTCATGGCAAAAATACTCTGTGTTCTCTACCCAGATCCTCAGGCGGGTTATCCCCCTAAATATATCCGTGATTTACAGCCTTCCCTTAAAGGCCCTTATGCGGAGGAGCTTTTAAGCCTTCCCGAAAAGATCCGTCCTTCAGAAGCGGTCGTCAAACATGAAAATGAGATTTACGAAGCTTTCTTGAAAGAGCAGAAAAACCAGCTTTTAGGCTGTGTCTCTGGCAAGCTCGGCCTTGAAAAATGGTGCAAAGACAATGGGCATGAACTCATTGTTGTCTCCGACAAGGACGGTAAAGATTCTGATTTTGATAAATATCTGCCAGAAGCAGACGTCTTCATTACCCAGCCTTTCTGGCCTGCTTATCTCACCAAAGAACGCATCCAGAAAGCAAAAAACCTTAAAATCGCTATCACCGCAGGCATTGGCTCTGACCATGTGGATTTAAAAGCCGCCGCAGAGGCTGGTATTTCCGTTGTCGAGGCCACTGGCTCCAATTCCATTTCCGTTGCTGAGCATATTGTGATGATGGCGCTTTCTCTCGTGCGGAATTATCTTCCTGCCCATGCCTTGGCCCGCAATGGCGTTTGGAATATCGCCGATTGCGTCTCCCGAAGCTATGACCTTGCCAATATGCGTTTTGGGGCTGTCGGCTCTGGCCGTATCGGCTATGCCGTTCTCAAACGTATGAAAGCCTTTGGCTGTGAGCTGCATTATACCCAGCGCCACCGCCTGCCAGAAGCCGTGGAGAAGGAGCTTGGCCTGACCTTCCATAAAACGCCAGAAGAAATGGCGCCGCATATGGATATTATCAGTGCGCATATTCCTCTCTATCCGCAGACACGCAACCTCTTTAATGAGGCTTTCTTCGCTAAAGTAAACCATGGCACTTATTTCATTAACTGTGCCCGTGGGGAGCTTGTCGATATGGACGCCCTCAAAAAAGCGCAGGAAGAGGGCAAAATCGCTGCCTATGCAGGCGATGTCTGGTTTCCACAGCCAGCGCCTGCCGATCATCCATGGCGCACCATGCCCTTTAACGGCATGACACCACACATGTCTGGCACGTCTTTAAGCGCGCAGGCACGCTATATTTCCATTACGCATGAAATGCTGAAAAATTTCCTTGCTGGAAAGCCTATCCCTGAAGACTATTATATTGTCAAAGGCGATCAGCTCAGCGGCACAGGCGCACAGTCCTATAAGCTGTAAACACGCCACGCCATAGTGCAAAAGAAAGGCCAGTTCCCAAAAGGACTGGCCTTTTTCTTTAACCTACACCCAACAGGGTTTTAAACTGATCTCTGAAAGATTTCTCCCGAACCTCATCTTTCGTATTGAAAAACTTAAATCCTAAGCATTTAATTTCCTCATAATTCTCCTTTCTCAAAGAGACGAGGAAAGCCTCATCAGGCACATAAGCTTCATTGCCTTTAACTTGCACAGGTATTGGGGCTTTTGGAATCTCTGCCTTTGAGGTTTGTGTAATATCTAAAAGACCTTCCTCTTTCCACAAATCCCCTTCTAAAATATGACCGCCCTTTGCCTCACAAAGACACTGGTAATACAATTTCTGATGCGTAATATCGTTAATAAACATCAAATAATCAGGCGCAAATAAACGTCCATCTTTTAAATTAAAAACGCTATATTCCAGTTCGTTCCTCAAAAGAAAAATCTCGCAGCCCTTAAAGCGCTCTCTCAATTTTTCAATTTGGGATTCAATAAATTTGACGAAAAGTTTTTCCTCATTTGTGCCGTAATTCTCGTTCTGCGCATACCAATCCGACAGAGAAAGATCACAGGCCATCCGTTCATCTGAATGGTTTTTCTGGCCCTGCGCCCGCTCATTATGGGAAGTCAGTATTTTATTCCCCTCTGCATCCTCATATTCGCCATCTGCGGCAATCCAAATATCTTTTACTTTAGAAAAAATTTCCGAAACGGACACGGGGTAAAATCTTTTACTGCCAACCATACGAGGCAAATCTAAATCAATTACTTTGCGCACTTCTGGTAAAATCGCATTCACCAGTAAATGTAATTTTTCAGAAGGGCTTAGCGCCTCAATCGGCTTATCTGAATGATAGCGATAGGTAATTTCAAAACGTGGGAAATAATCCTTTATCAAGGTATCAATCGACTTTAATCCAGAAATATGCTTCGAAATTTCTTCAAAACGGAAGAAGTTTCCCTCTGCTCGCATCAAGGATTTTCGAATCAATGGCTCTGAAAAAAGGGATCTGTTAAGCGGATTGTCCCCTGCTGCATCATTTTTTCAGATTTTTTAACTTTCTCTGTCAAATTATGCGTATGTAATTCAAAAGGACGCACTTCCAATTTTTTGAAGAAAACCGTTTTAATTTCCTCCGAAGTCGTTTTGGGACGCACCTCAAGCTTATTCACCAATACAAAACCCTTCTGATAAGTTTTGCTTTTTAAAAAAGACTCTTTGAGTTGCAGCGTACGCTTTACAGCGCCCCGATTTATAATCCCTTCTCCGAGAAGCTGGGTCTGTAACTCTTTAAGAAAATTGCCTGTTTTCACAAAATGATAAAACATGCTTTCTAAAGCCGTGCCACGATCATTCGGGAAACGGTCATATTTCCGCCGATAAGGGTCTGTATCAACATGCCCAAAAAGCCCAGAAACCTCTTTAGACACGTCATAAGGAAAAAGACGTGC
The genomic region above belongs to Acetobacteraceae bacterium and contains:
- a CDS encoding DUF4232 domain-containing protein, which produces MGEKISFWVLGVLCFFGSGNVLYAKTLSQNPMPVCTSKTLSLKLEQNMPGSAGMSHENAELILTNKGKKACRLENPPAFAFLDQKKRPFPIASHLEDVSEIRLLPRQSLHLNLRWVSQEVFDDNLCVQTSFLSVTTAHQHKKYIFQHKLCGDKKEGVTAQLNLLNEGETL
- a CDS encoding LysE family translocator, which translates into the protein MLSQLSLLLPFTIFWIGCVFVPGLDFVFVSRTAAMQGRMAGIMASLGVSVGSTIWGIAGYFGIHALFVLEPKLFLGMKMAGGLYLIWVGSKLLRGQGHDTGLQGTSTTQVLKLGNVFWAGVLCDLSNPKTLVFMSSLFASAFPENASSALGLAAILMIFFSTFLIMGAIAVCLAAPIVSTWFWRQRLVIDRCAGLIFILLGGGFVLETLPMPSIGRLFSKMMA
- the rho gene encoding transcription termination factor Rho, which codes for MHLAELKTKKASELIEMAEELEIDNASNLRQQDLTFAILKAMADDDQSVFGDGTLEIMPDGFGFLRSSSVNYLPGANDIYISPQQIRKYGLRPGDTIEGQLKAPEENERYFSLDKVMAINFSDPEKARHRVNFDNLTPLYPDRQLKLEIPVEEIKEKRTTAPSKAGKGKKDNKDYTARVIDLVAPIGMGQRALIVAPPRTGKTVMLQSVAQSITTNNPDVSLIVLLIDERPEEVTDMARSVRGEVVSSTFDEPAKRHVEVAEMVMEKAKRLVENGRDVVILLDSITRLARAYNTVVPSSGKVLTGGVDANALQRPKRFFGAARNIESGGSLTIIATALIETGSRMDEVIFEEFKGTGNSELVLDRKLSDKRTFPAIDMIKSGTRKEELLVDRADLAKMWVLRRLLSTMGAQEGMDFLLDKLRYSKSNADFFEAMNN
- a CDS encoding NAD-dependent formate dehydrogenase; amino-acid sequence: MAKILCVLYPDPQAGYPPKYIRDLQPSLKGPYAEELLSLPEKIRPSEAVVKHENEIYEAFLKEQKNQLLGCVSGKLGLEKWCKDNGHELIVVSDKDGKDSDFDKYLPEADVFITQPFWPAYLTKERIQKAKNLKIAITAGIGSDHVDLKAAAEAGISVVEATGSNSISVAEHIVMMALSLVRNYLPAHALARNGVWNIADCVSRSYDLANMRFGAVGSGRIGYAVLKRMKAFGCELHYTQRHRLPEAVEKELGLTFHKTPEEMAPHMDIISAHIPLYPQTRNLFNEAFFAKVNHGTYFINCARGELVDMDALKKAQEEGKIAAYAGDVWFPQPAPADHPWRTMPFNGMTPHMSGTSLSAQARYISITHEMLKNFLAGKPIPEDYYIVKGDQLSGTGAQSYKL